In Alistipes ihumii AP11, a genomic segment contains:
- the cas1 gene encoding type II CRISPR-associated endonuclease Cas1 yields MLKRTLFFATPFCLSLRDNQLVIATKEAPDLRKSVPIEDIGVVVLEHRQTTVTLPLLNALSDRNVAVVFCDGNRMPNAMLMNLDSNRTQGESYRAQIEASEPLKKNLWKQIVEAKIRNQAALLRKLGKDGDKLKPYYRNVKSGDADNREGAAARIYWSELFGREFVRIREGAEPNNLLNYGYTILRAAVARSLMGSGLFPAFGIFHRNRYNAFPLADDVMEPYRPYVDELVCRLYLENKTQLTQAVKGELLSLLYADTRFEKVLRPLDVGLTFTSASLAQCFTGMRKKIAFPLLE; encoded by the coding sequence ATGCTCAAGCGCACGCTTTTTTTCGCCACGCCCTTCTGCCTGAGTCTGCGAGACAATCAGTTGGTTATCGCGACGAAAGAGGCTCCCGATCTCCGGAAAAGCGTTCCGATCGAGGACATCGGCGTCGTCGTGCTCGAGCACCGGCAAACGACCGTCACGCTCCCGCTGCTGAACGCCCTGTCGGATCGCAACGTAGCCGTCGTCTTTTGCGACGGCAACCGGATGCCCAACGCCATGCTGATGAATCTCGACTCCAACCGAACGCAGGGCGAGAGCTACCGGGCGCAGATCGAGGCGAGCGAGCCGCTGAAAAAGAACCTGTGGAAGCAGATCGTCGAAGCGAAAATCCGCAATCAGGCCGCCCTGCTGCGCAAACTGGGCAAGGACGGAGACAAACTGAAGCCTTATTACCGAAACGTCAAGAGCGGCGATGCGGACAATCGCGAAGGAGCCGCCGCCAGAATATACTGGTCGGAGCTTTTCGGCAGGGAGTTCGTCCGTATTCGCGAGGGCGCGGAGCCGAACAACCTGCTGAATTACGGCTATACGATCCTGCGCGCGGCCGTAGCCCGCTCGCTGATGGGCTCGGGTCTGTTCCCTGCGTTCGGCATTTTCCACCGGAACCGCTACAACGCCTTTCCGCTGGCCGACGACGTTATGGAACCCTATCGCCCTTACGTCGACGAGCTGGTCTGCCGGCTGTATCTCGAGAATAAAACGCAGTTGACGCAAGCGGTCAAGGGCGAGCTGCTGAGCCTGCTGTATGCCGATACGCGATTCGAAAAGGTATTGCGGCCTCTCGACGTGGGGTTGACCTTCACCTCGGCATCGCTGGCGCAATGTTTCACGGGAATGCGGAAAAAGATCGCGTTTCCTCTACTGGAGTAA
- the cas9 gene encoding type II CRISPR RNA-guided endonuclease Cas9 (Cas9, originally named Csn1, is the large, multifunctional signature protein of type II CRISPR/Cas systems. It is well known even to general audiences because its RNA-guided endonuclease activity has made it a popular tool for custom editing of eukaryotic genomes.): protein MTKILGLDLGTASIGWALVERNDTEYALLDQGVDIFQEGVAREKNSEKPAVQDRTAARALRRHYARRRLRKIDLLRVLVRHDLCPALTDEQLKDWKQKKIYPLTDEFIRWQRTDDRTDKNPYRDRYKALTETLDLDTQRDRYTLGRALYHLAQRRGFLSNRKDAGDESESGKVRQSIEGLTADMEKAGCSYLGEYFYRLYARKEKIRTKYTSRNEHYLAEFRAICEKQRLADDLRKALHRAIFYQRPLKSQKGSVGRCTFEKDKSRCPASHPRFEEFRMLSFVNNIRITTPDDPEPRPLSRQEAETILPLFTRKTKPHFDFEEIAKKLAGKGRYACQGDRGEAPYRFNFARTATVTGCPVTASLIALFGDDYLTKICDLYTLGAGKTREQILGDVWHALFSFDDEERLSAWAKQKLRLSDDEAGRFAAIRLPQDYAALSLHAINKILPYLREGYRYDEAVFVANLKAVLPPDIYSDESERNAIEADIAALITDFRQNPLNRGTTKEQCVRDYLRNCRGIDEKRLGRLYHPSMIEIYQTAQPDAQGILQLGSPRTPAVRNPMAMRALFRLRVLVNRLLRDGKIDRETKIHIEFARGLNDANRRKAIELYQRDREAERKAYADEIRRQYASESGREIEPTDDDILKYRLWKEQNHICPYTGKRIGLSDFMGDSARFDIEHTVPRARGGDNSQMNKTLCENRFNRELKRDKLPSELPNHADVMARIDELGWPKEIASLQKQIEIQRRKSKSATTKSEKDGAIQRRHVLQMRLDYWRGKYERFTMTEVPDGFSNRQGVDIGIIGKYARLYLKTVFERIYTVKGTTTAEFRRMWGLQEEYARKERVNHTHHCLDAIVIACIGRNEYDRWAQYAGDEERYRRGEGAKPRFEKPWPTFTEDLEAVADRLLVAHHTPDNMPKQSRKRLRIRGRIRTGRNGETLYAQGDTARGALHQQTFYGAIERQGEVRYVVRKPLGQLQPSDVDNIVDDAVRQKVKEAIDAVGFKTAMDTESHPIWMNEQKRVPIRKVRIFVGKNISPKPLGGKKHRDLSALPHKRPVYVSYGSNYCMAIYEGKDNQGKLKRTFEIVSTLEAAQYFKASADKAARPDLVPQSDEKGFPLKCILKTGTMVLFYEETPEELYDCTQQELAKRLYKLTKFSSMTTGNNSYGLCTFRHHREARPAGELKPKGGAWKAGEAYRPLISLYHTQLNAYVEGFDFELSVTGTVRFKHE, encoded by the coding sequence ATGACAAAAATATTAGGATTGGACTTGGGAACCGCCTCGATCGGATGGGCTCTCGTAGAGCGGAACGACACGGAATATGCCTTGCTCGACCAAGGTGTAGACATCTTTCAGGAAGGCGTGGCACGCGAAAAGAACAGCGAGAAGCCCGCCGTGCAAGACCGAACCGCAGCCCGCGCCCTGCGCCGTCATTATGCCCGGCGACGATTGCGCAAGATCGATTTGCTCCGTGTGCTCGTTCGCCACGACCTCTGTCCTGCTCTGACCGACGAACAACTGAAAGATTGGAAACAGAAGAAAATCTATCCGCTGACGGACGAATTCATCCGCTGGCAACGAACGGACGACCGCACGGACAAGAATCCCTACCGCGACCGCTACAAGGCGCTGACCGAAACGCTCGACCTCGACACGCAAAGGGACCGTTACACGCTCGGCCGGGCCTTATATCATCTGGCGCAGCGGCGCGGATTCCTGAGCAATCGCAAGGATGCCGGCGACGAAAGCGAGAGCGGTAAGGTCCGGCAGAGCATCGAGGGCCTGACGGCCGACATGGAGAAGGCCGGATGCTCCTATCTGGGCGAATACTTTTACCGGCTTTACGCCCGAAAAGAGAAAATCCGTACGAAATACACCTCTCGCAACGAGCACTATCTGGCCGAATTTCGGGCCATCTGCGAAAAACAGCGGCTCGCCGACGATCTGAGGAAGGCATTGCACCGCGCCATTTTCTACCAACGGCCGCTGAAATCGCAGAAGGGATCGGTCGGCCGATGCACGTTCGAAAAGGACAAAAGCCGATGCCCGGCATCGCATCCGCGGTTCGAAGAGTTCCGGATGCTCTCCTTCGTCAACAACATCCGGATCACGACGCCCGACGACCCGGAACCTCGTCCGCTCTCGCGACAGGAAGCCGAAACGATCCTGCCGCTTTTCACGCGCAAAACCAAACCGCACTTCGATTTCGAGGAGATCGCCAAGAAGCTCGCCGGCAAAGGCCGATACGCCTGCCAAGGCGACCGCGGCGAGGCGCCCTATCGCTTCAACTTCGCGCGGACAGCCACCGTCACGGGATGTCCGGTCACAGCTTCCCTCATTGCGCTGTTCGGCGACGACTATCTGACGAAAATATGCGACCTGTATACGCTCGGGGCCGGCAAGACCCGAGAACAGATACTCGGCGACGTATGGCACGCGCTCTTCTCGTTCGACGACGAAGAACGGCTTAGCGCGTGGGCAAAGCAGAAACTGCGCCTCTCCGACGACGAGGCCGGACGCTTCGCCGCCATCCGCCTGCCGCAGGACTATGCCGCGCTGAGCCTCCATGCCATTAACAAGATTCTGCCCTACCTGCGTGAAGGTTATCGCTATGACGAGGCGGTTTTCGTCGCCAACCTCAAGGCGGTGCTGCCTCCGGACATCTACTCCGACGAATCGGAACGAAACGCTATCGAAGCCGACATCGCCGCGCTGATAACCGATTTCCGACAGAATCCGCTGAACAGGGGAACGACCAAGGAGCAATGCGTCCGCGACTATCTGCGCAACTGCCGGGGCATCGACGAAAAACGCCTCGGGCGCCTCTATCATCCGTCGATGATCGAAATCTATCAGACGGCGCAGCCCGATGCGCAGGGCATCCTGCAACTGGGCTCGCCCCGAACGCCGGCAGTACGCAATCCGATGGCGATGCGGGCATTGTTCCGCTTGAGGGTCTTGGTCAACCGGTTGCTGCGCGACGGGAAAATCGATCGCGAAACGAAGATTCACATCGAGTTCGCCCGAGGACTCAACGATGCCAACCGCCGCAAGGCTATCGAGCTGTACCAGCGCGACCGCGAGGCCGAACGCAAAGCGTACGCCGACGAAATCCGCCGGCAATACGCCTCGGAATCGGGCCGGGAGATCGAACCCACCGACGACGACATCCTGAAGTACCGTCTGTGGAAGGAGCAGAACCACATTTGCCCCTACACGGGCAAACGGATCGGCCTGTCCGACTTCATGGGCGATTCCGCGCGTTTCGATATCGAGCATACCGTCCCCCGAGCGAGGGGAGGCGACAACTCGCAAATGAACAAGACCCTCTGCGAGAACCGCTTCAACCGCGAACTCAAGCGCGACAAGCTTCCGTCCGAACTCCCGAATCACGCCGACGTCATGGCAAGGATCGACGAACTCGGGTGGCCGAAGGAAATCGCCAGCTTGCAAAAACAGATCGAAATACAGAGGCGCAAGAGCAAAAGCGCTACGACCAAATCGGAAAAGGACGGAGCCATACAGCGCCGCCACGTCCTGCAGATGCGACTCGACTACTGGCGCGGCAAGTACGAGCGCTTCACGATGACGGAAGTTCCCGACGGGTTCAGCAACCGGCAGGGGGTCGATATCGGCATCATCGGCAAGTACGCGCGACTCTATCTGAAGACGGTCTTCGAGCGAATCTATACGGTCAAAGGCACCACCACGGCCGAATTCCGCCGGATGTGGGGATTGCAGGAGGAATATGCCCGGAAAGAGCGCGTGAACCATACGCATCACTGCCTCGACGCGATCGTCATCGCCTGCATCGGCCGCAACGAATACGACCGTTGGGCGCAGTACGCGGGCGACGAAGAGCGTTACAGACGGGGCGAAGGAGCGAAACCCCGCTTCGAAAAGCCGTGGCCGACTTTTACCGAAGACCTCGAGGCCGTCGCCGACAGGCTTCTCGTCGCGCATCATACGCCCGACAATATGCCCAAGCAGAGTCGCAAGCGGCTGCGCATCCGGGGCAGGATACGGACCGGCAGGAACGGCGAGACGCTCTATGCGCAGGGCGATACGGCCCGGGGAGCCTTGCATCAGCAGACCTTTTACGGAGCCATCGAGCGTCAAGGAGAGGTGAGATACGTCGTGCGCAAACCGTTGGGGCAGCTTCAGCCGTCCGACGTGGATAATATCGTCGACGACGCAGTGCGGCAAAAGGTCAAGGAAGCGATCGACGCGGTCGGTTTCAAGACGGCCATGGACACGGAGAGCCATCCGATCTGGATGAACGAGCAGAAGCGGGTGCCGATCCGCAAGGTGCGGATATTCGTGGGCAAAAATATATCTCCCAAACCCTTGGGCGGAAAGAAGCACCGGGACCTGTCCGCCCTTCCGCACAAAAGACCGGTTTACGTATCGTACGGCAGCAACTATTGTATGGCCATATACGAAGGAAAAGACAATCAAGGAAAGCTCAAGCGGACCTTCGAAATCGTCAGCACGCTGGAAGCGGCGCAGTATTTCAAGGCGAGCGCGGACAAGGCGGCGCGACCCGATCTCGTCCCGCAATCGGACGAGAAGGGCTTTCCGCTGAAGTGCATTCTGAAAACCGGAACCATGGTGCTTTTCTATGAAGAAACGCCCGAGGAGCTGTACGACTGCACGCAACAAGAGTTGGCTAAAAGACTGTACAAGCTGACGAAATTCAGTTCTATGACCACCGGCAACAACTCTTACGGCTTATGCACCTTCAGACACCATCGGGAAGCCCGTCCTGCGGGGGAGTTGAAGCCCAAAGGCGGAGCATGGAAAGCCGGAGAGGCATACCGCCCCCTCATCAGCTTATACCATACCCAACTCAACGCTTATGTCGAAGGCTTCGACTTCGAGCTGAGCGTTACGGGAACCGTTCGATTCAAACACGAATAG
- the cas2 gene encoding CRISPR-associated endonuclease Cas2 has translation MSELRLNAYRIMWLFVFFDLPTHTKTERRHAAQFRKALEKDGFAMMQYSVYVRHCVSKENMEVHIRRVRKSMPPSGMTSILSVTDKQYGEILNFWGKVERAGPEIPQQLEFF, from the coding sequence ATGTCTGAATTACGCCTGAACGCCTATCGTATCATGTGGCTATTCGTATTTTTCGACCTGCCGACCCATACCAAAACCGAACGGCGCCACGCGGCCCAGTTTCGCAAGGCATTGGAAAAGGACGGCTTCGCGATGATGCAATACTCGGTCTACGTCCGGCACTGCGTCTCCAAGGAAAATATGGAGGTCCATATCCGGCGGGTCCGCAAATCGATGCCGCCTTCCGGAATGACGAGCATCCTGAGCGTAACGGACAAACAATACGGCGAAATTTTGAATTTCTGGGGCAAAGTCGAACGCGCCGGTCCCGAAATACCTCAACAACTGGAATTTTTTTGA